One window of Zalophus californianus isolate mZalCal1 chromosome 3, mZalCal1.pri.v2, whole genome shotgun sequence genomic DNA carries:
- the CAPN10 gene encoding calpain-10 isoform X1: MRAPVRELFRDADFPASDSSLFSSFSTPLAQFREDITWRRPQEICATPRLFADNPQEGQVKQGLLGDCWFLCACAALQKSRHLLDQVFPPGQPSWHDHTYRGSFTCRVWQFGRWVEVTIDDRLPCLAGRLCFSRCQREDVFWLPLLEKVYAKVYGSYEHLWAGQVADALVDLTGGLAERWSLRDLARASSQQDRPGGSEHRTCRRLLSLKDRCLISCSVLSPRAGARELGEFHAFIVSDLRELQGRAGQSILLLCIQNPWGRRCWQGPWREGGEGWSRVDPADESELLSQLQEGEFWVEEEEFLQEFDEVTVGFPITEAGHLQSLYSGKALCHTQELPGAWVKGQSAGGCRNNSGFPSNPKFWLRVSEPSEVFAAVLQRPRVCAAGQAGRARAPVGDRLASRSPASFLGEDYQAVGLHIWKVEKRRVSLPRVLSTPPVAGTVCHAYDREVHLRCELTPGYYLAVPSTFLKDVPAQFLLRVFSSGRVSLSAIKSAAGSPAPGEALPAGEWETVQLRGSWRTGQTAGGSRNFASYPSNPCFPLSVPEGPGPRCVRVTLRQHCQDTQCHPIGFHVFQVPGAGGSQAAPGLLLQEPVLSCVPHRYAQEVSRLCRLPAGAYQVVPSTYLPDTEGAFTVTIATRIDRRSIHSQERLGQLLQEASFMAVRKT, translated from the exons GAAATCTGTGCCACGCCCCGGCTGTTCGCAGATAACCCACAGGAGGGACAGGTGAAGCAAGGGCTGCTGGGAGACTGCTGGTTCCTGTGTGCCTGCGCCGCCCTGCAGAAGAGCCGGCACCTCCTGGACCAG GTCTTTCCTCCAGGACAGCCGAGCTGGCATGACCACACGTACCGCGGCTCCTTCACCTGTCGAGTTTGGCAGTTTGGACGCTGGGTGGAGGTGACCATAGATGACCGTCTGCCTTGTCTTGCAGGGAGACTCTGCTTCTCCCGGTGTCAGAGAGAGGATGTGTTCTGGCTTCCCTTACTGGAGAAGGTCTATGCCAA GGTCTATGGGTCCTATGAGCACCTGTGGGCAGGGCAGGTGGCGGATGCCCTGGTGGACCTCACCGGGGGCCTGGCAGAAAGGTGGAGCCTGCGGGACTTGGCAAGAGCCAGTAGCCAACAGGACAGGCCTGGTGGCTCGGAGCACAGGACTTGCCGACGGCTGCTCAGCCTCAAGGACCGGTGTCTGATAAGCTGCTCGGTGCTCAGCCCCAGAGCAG GTGCCAGGGAGCTGGGGGAGTTCCATGCCTTCATTGTGTCAGATCTGCGAGAGCTCCAGGGGCGGGCTGGCCAGAGCATCCTGCTGCTGTGCATTCAGAATCCCTGGGGCCGGCGTTGCTGGCAGGGGCCCTGGAGAGAGGG GGGCGAAGGGTGGAGCCGGGTGGACCCAGCCGATGAGTCTGAGTTGCTGTCCCAGCTGCAGGAAGGAGAGTTctgggtggaggaggaagagttcCTCCAGGAGTTTGACGAGGTCACCGTTGGCTTCCCGATCACGGAGGCCGGCCACCTGCAGAGCCTCTACTCAG GAAAGGCGCTGTGCCACACTCAGGAGCTGCCTGGGGCCTGGGTCAAGGGGCAGTCGGCAGGAGGCTGTCGGAACAACAGCGGCTTTCCCAGCAACCCCAAGTTCTGGCTGCGGGTCTCAGAACCGAGCGAGGTGTTTGCCGCTGTCCTGCAGAGACCCAGGGTGTGCGCCGCGGGCCAGGCAGGCCGGGCTCGGGCTCCGGTGGGGGACAGGCTTGCCTCGAGGAGCCCGGCCAGCTTCCTGGGTGAGGACTACCAGGCTGTGGGCCTGCATATCTGGAAG GTGGAGAAGCGGCGGGTCAGCCTGCCCAGGGTCCTGTCCACGCCCCCCGTGGCCGGCACCGTGTGCCACGCCTATGACCGGGAGGTCCACCTCCGCTGCGAACTCACACCAGGGTACTACCTGGCCGTGCCCAGCACCTTCCTGAAGGACGTGCCGGCGCAGTTTCTGCTGCGGGTCTTCTCTAGCGGGAGAGTCTCCCTCAG TGCCATCAAGTCGGCGGCTGGGAGCCCTGCCCCTGGGGAGGCCCTGCCCGCGGGCGAGTGGGAGACCGTGCAGCTGCGGGGCTCCTGGAGAACCGGCCAGACAGCAGGGGGCAGTAGGAACTTTGCCTCCTACCCGAGCAACCCCTGCTTCCCCCTGTCGGTCCCTGAGGGCCCAGGCCCCCGCTGCGTCCGTGTCACCCTGCGTCAACACTGCCAGGACACCCAGTGCCACCCCATCGGCTTCCACGTCTTCCAG GTTCCAGGGGCCGGGGGGAGCCAGGCTGCGCCCGGCCTGCTGCTCCAGGAGCCTGTGCTGAGCTGCGTGCCGCATCGCTACGCCCAGGAAGTGAGCCGGCTCTGCCGCCTGCCAGCGGGGGCCTACCAGGTCGTGCCCTCCACCTACCTGCCGGACACGGAGGGGGCCTTCACGGTGACCATCGCCACCAGGATAGACAG GCGCTCCATTCACAGCCAGGAGAGGCTGGGGCAGCTCCTTCAGGAG GCCTCCTTCATGGCAGTTAGGAAAACCTAA
- the CAPN10 gene encoding calpain-10 isoform X2, whose amino-acid sequence MRAPVRELFRDADFPASDSSLFSSFSTPLAQFREDITWRRPQEICATPRLFADNPQEGQVKQGLLGDCWFLCACAALQKSRHLLDQVFPPGQPSWHDHTYRGSFTCRVWQFGRWVEVTIDDRLPCLAGRLCFSRCQREDVFWLPLLEKVYAKVYGSYEHLWAGQVADALVDLTGGLAERWSLRDLARASSQQDRPGGSEHRTCRRLLSLKDRCLISCSVLSPRAGARELGEFHAFIVSDLRELQGRAGQSILLLCIQNPWGRRCWQGPWREGCRKESSGWRRKSSSRSLTRSPLASRSRRPATCRASTQERRCATLRSCLGPGSRGSRQEAVGTTAAFPATPSSGCGSQNRARCLPLSCRDPGCAPRARQAGLGLRWGTGLPRGARPASWVEKRRVSLPRVLSTPPVAGTVCHAYDREVHLRCELTPGYYLAVPSTFLKDVPAQFLLRVFSSGRVSLSAIKSAAGSPAPGEALPAGEWETVQLRGSWRTGQTAGGSRNFASYPSNPCFPLSVPEGPGPRCVRVTLRQHCQDTQCHPIGFHVFQVPGAGGSQAAPGLLLQEPVLSCVPHRYAQEVSRLCRLPAGAYQVVPSTYLPDTEGAFTVTIATRIDRRSIHSQERLGQLLQEASFMAVRKT is encoded by the exons GAAATCTGTGCCACGCCCCGGCTGTTCGCAGATAACCCACAGGAGGGACAGGTGAAGCAAGGGCTGCTGGGAGACTGCTGGTTCCTGTGTGCCTGCGCCGCCCTGCAGAAGAGCCGGCACCTCCTGGACCAG GTCTTTCCTCCAGGACAGCCGAGCTGGCATGACCACACGTACCGCGGCTCCTTCACCTGTCGAGTTTGGCAGTTTGGACGCTGGGTGGAGGTGACCATAGATGACCGTCTGCCTTGTCTTGCAGGGAGACTCTGCTTCTCCCGGTGTCAGAGAGAGGATGTGTTCTGGCTTCCCTTACTGGAGAAGGTCTATGCCAA GGTCTATGGGTCCTATGAGCACCTGTGGGCAGGGCAGGTGGCGGATGCCCTGGTGGACCTCACCGGGGGCCTGGCAGAAAGGTGGAGCCTGCGGGACTTGGCAAGAGCCAGTAGCCAACAGGACAGGCCTGGTGGCTCGGAGCACAGGACTTGCCGACGGCTGCTCAGCCTCAAGGACCGGTGTCTGATAAGCTGCTCGGTGCTCAGCCCCAGAGCAG GTGCCAGGGAGCTGGGGGAGTTCCATGCCTTCATTGTGTCAGATCTGCGAGAGCTCCAGGGGCGGGCTGGCCAGAGCATCCTGCTGCTGTGCATTCAGAATCCCTGGGGCCGGCGTTGCTGGCAGGGGCCCTGGAGAGAGGG CTGCAGGAAGGAGAGTTctgggtggaggaggaagagttcCTCCAGGAGTTTGACGAGGTCACCGTTGGCTTCCCGATCACGGAGGCCGGCCACCTGCAGAGCCTCTACTCAG GAAAGGCGCTGTGCCACACTCAGGAGCTGCCTGGGGCCTGGGTCAAGGGGCAGTCGGCAGGAGGCTGTCGGAACAACAGCGGCTTTCCCAGCAACCCCAAGTTCTGGCTGCGGGTCTCAGAACCGAGCGAGGTGTTTGCCGCTGTCCTGCAGAGACCCAGGGTGTGCGCCGCGGGCCAGGCAGGCCGGGCTCGGGCTCCGGTGGGGGACAGGCTTGCCTCGAGGAGCCCGGCCAGCTTCCTGG GTGGAGAAGCGGCGGGTCAGCCTGCCCAGGGTCCTGTCCACGCCCCCCGTGGCCGGCACCGTGTGCCACGCCTATGACCGGGAGGTCCACCTCCGCTGCGAACTCACACCAGGGTACTACCTGGCCGTGCCCAGCACCTTCCTGAAGGACGTGCCGGCGCAGTTTCTGCTGCGGGTCTTCTCTAGCGGGAGAGTCTCCCTCAG TGCCATCAAGTCGGCGGCTGGGAGCCCTGCCCCTGGGGAGGCCCTGCCCGCGGGCGAGTGGGAGACCGTGCAGCTGCGGGGCTCCTGGAGAACCGGCCAGACAGCAGGGGGCAGTAGGAACTTTGCCTCCTACCCGAGCAACCCCTGCTTCCCCCTGTCGGTCCCTGAGGGCCCAGGCCCCCGCTGCGTCCGTGTCACCCTGCGTCAACACTGCCAGGACACCCAGTGCCACCCCATCGGCTTCCACGTCTTCCAG GTTCCAGGGGCCGGGGGGAGCCAGGCTGCGCCCGGCCTGCTGCTCCAGGAGCCTGTGCTGAGCTGCGTGCCGCATCGCTACGCCCAGGAAGTGAGCCGGCTCTGCCGCCTGCCAGCGGGGGCCTACCAGGTCGTGCCCTCCACCTACCTGCCGGACACGGAGGGGGCCTTCACGGTGACCATCGCCACCAGGATAGACAG GCGCTCCATTCACAGCCAGGAGAGGCTGGGGCAGCTCCTTCAGGAG GCCTCCTTCATGGCAGTTAGGAAAACCTAA
- the CAPN10 gene encoding calpain-10 isoform X3, producing the protein MGLQAPSGSSLSAWFDPGLWGLWQAGLFALWGLQSPPPQQCLVPRPPAVRAPPPPRAGWPCLEGTALPACPRPAADNAYSRTFENRPSTRHPALPYRPASCPHSSTQAGTKVPRREGPARPLAADHSPHPGARELGEFHAFIVSDLRELQGRAGQSILLLCIQNPWGRRCWQGPWREGGEGWSRVDPADESELLSQLQEGEFWVEEEEFLQEFDEVTVGFPITEAGHLQSLYSGKALCHTQELPGAWVKGQSAGGCRNNSGFPSNPKFWLRVSEPSEVFAAVLQRPRVCAAGQAGRARAPVGDRLASRSPASFLGEDYQAVGLHIWKVEKRRVSLPRVLSTPPVAGTVCHAYDREVHLRCELTPGYYLAVPSTFLKDVPAQFLLRVFSSGRVSLSAIKSAAGSPAPGEALPAGEWETVQLRGSWRTGQTAGGSRNFASYPSNPCFPLSVPEGPGPRCVRVTLRQHCQDTQCHPIGFHVFQVPGAGGSQAAPGLLLQEPVLSCVPHRYAQEVSRLCRLPAGAYQVVPSTYLPDTEGAFTVTIATRIDRRSIHSQERLGQLLQEASFMAVRKT; encoded by the exons ATGGGGCTCCAGGCACCATCTGGCTCCTCCCTTTCCGCATGGTTTGACCCAGGGCTCTGGGGGCTCTGGCAAGCGGGGTTGTTTGCTCTCTGGGGCCTCCAGTCTCCCCCCCCCCAGCAGTGTTTGGTCCCACGGCCCCCGGCCGTgcgtgccccacccccaccccgcgccgGCTGGCCTTGCCTGGAGGGGACTGCTCTTCCTGCCTGTCCCAGACCTGCTGCTGACAACGCTTATAGCCGCACATTTGAGAACCGGCCCAGCACCAGGCACCCTGCGCTGCCATATCGGCCAGCCAGCTGTCCTCACTCATCCACCCAGGCGGGGACCAAGGTGCCGAGAAGGGAAGGACCTGCCAGGCCCTTGGCAGCCGACCACAGTCCGCACCCAG GTGCCAGGGAGCTGGGGGAGTTCCATGCCTTCATTGTGTCAGATCTGCGAGAGCTCCAGGGGCGGGCTGGCCAGAGCATCCTGCTGCTGTGCATTCAGAATCCCTGGGGCCGGCGTTGCTGGCAGGGGCCCTGGAGAGAGGG GGGCGAAGGGTGGAGCCGGGTGGACCCAGCCGATGAGTCTGAGTTGCTGTCCCAGCTGCAGGAAGGAGAGTTctgggtggaggaggaagagttcCTCCAGGAGTTTGACGAGGTCACCGTTGGCTTCCCGATCACGGAGGCCGGCCACCTGCAGAGCCTCTACTCAG GAAAGGCGCTGTGCCACACTCAGGAGCTGCCTGGGGCCTGGGTCAAGGGGCAGTCGGCAGGAGGCTGTCGGAACAACAGCGGCTTTCCCAGCAACCCCAAGTTCTGGCTGCGGGTCTCAGAACCGAGCGAGGTGTTTGCCGCTGTCCTGCAGAGACCCAGGGTGTGCGCCGCGGGCCAGGCAGGCCGGGCTCGGGCTCCGGTGGGGGACAGGCTTGCCTCGAGGAGCCCGGCCAGCTTCCTGGGTGAGGACTACCAGGCTGTGGGCCTGCATATCTGGAAG GTGGAGAAGCGGCGGGTCAGCCTGCCCAGGGTCCTGTCCACGCCCCCCGTGGCCGGCACCGTGTGCCACGCCTATGACCGGGAGGTCCACCTCCGCTGCGAACTCACACCAGGGTACTACCTGGCCGTGCCCAGCACCTTCCTGAAGGACGTGCCGGCGCAGTTTCTGCTGCGGGTCTTCTCTAGCGGGAGAGTCTCCCTCAG TGCCATCAAGTCGGCGGCTGGGAGCCCTGCCCCTGGGGAGGCCCTGCCCGCGGGCGAGTGGGAGACCGTGCAGCTGCGGGGCTCCTGGAGAACCGGCCAGACAGCAGGGGGCAGTAGGAACTTTGCCTCCTACCCGAGCAACCCCTGCTTCCCCCTGTCGGTCCCTGAGGGCCCAGGCCCCCGCTGCGTCCGTGTCACCCTGCGTCAACACTGCCAGGACACCCAGTGCCACCCCATCGGCTTCCACGTCTTCCAG GTTCCAGGGGCCGGGGGGAGCCAGGCTGCGCCCGGCCTGCTGCTCCAGGAGCCTGTGCTGAGCTGCGTGCCGCATCGCTACGCCCAGGAAGTGAGCCGGCTCTGCCGCCTGCCAGCGGGGGCCTACCAGGTCGTGCCCTCCACCTACCTGCCGGACACGGAGGGGGCCTTCACGGTGACCATCGCCACCAGGATAGACAG GCGCTCCATTCACAGCCAGGAGAGGCTGGGGCAGCTCCTTCAGGAG GCCTCCTTCATGGCAGTTAGGAAAACCTAA